One Candidatus Vicinibacter affinis DNA window includes the following coding sequences:
- a CDS encoding DUF1295 domain-containing protein, with translation MNYYLTLILFLFVYMSCWFFISLIKKRNDVADVAWGLGFVLLAWVSFFLSSDSGTRGIIVNSLVSIWGLRLAWHIHSRNKNKSEDYRYLTWRNDWGQWFYARSYVQVFLLQGFLLFLIVLPVIAINKSDGASLGWFDFIGVAIWLFGFYFEVVGDAQLAKFIKTPGNKGKLMQSGLWAYTRHPNYFGEVTLWWGVWLMAVSAPNVWFTVIGPLTITILILKVSGIPLLEKKMAENPEFAEYKRRVSGFLPLPPRNILSQ, from the coding sequence ATGAATTATTACTTAACGCTTATTTTATTTTTGTTTGTATACATGAGTTGCTGGTTTTTTATTTCTTTGATAAAAAAAAGAAACGATGTAGCTGATGTGGCCTGGGGTTTAGGATTTGTACTTTTAGCCTGGGTGTCTTTTTTCCTTTCCAGCGATTCCGGTACGCGAGGAATAATTGTAAATAGCTTAGTAAGCATTTGGGGATTGCGTTTAGCTTGGCATATTCATTCGCGAAACAAAAATAAATCAGAAGATTATCGATATCTGACATGGCGCAACGATTGGGGTCAATGGTTCTACGCGCGTTCGTATGTACAGGTATTTCTTCTCCAGGGATTTTTACTATTTCTAATTGTCTTGCCAGTGATTGCGATCAACAAAAGTGATGGGGCATCGCTTGGCTGGTTTGACTTTATTGGTGTCGCAATTTGGCTTTTTGGTTTCTATTTTGAAGTAGTAGGAGATGCACAGTTGGCCAAATTCATTAAAACTCCCGGAAACAAAGGTAAGTTAATGCAGAGCGGTCTTTGGGCCTACACTCGTCATCCAAATTATTTTGGCGAAGTCACACTTTGGTGGGGTGTATGGTTGATGGCGGTTTCCGCGCCGAATGTTTGGTTTACTGTTATTGGACCTTTGACTATAACCATTTTGATTTTAAAAGTTTCAGGAATACCTTTACTTGAGAAGAAGATGGCCGAGAATCCTGAATTTGCTGAATATAAACGCAGGGTAAGTGGATTTTTACCCTTGCCACCTCGTAATATTTTAAGCCAATAA
- a CDS encoding DUF2177 family protein, with protein MFIKLYAIAFPVFFVIDMIWLGFVAKDFYRMQIGVLMKPDVNWVAAITFYLIFIAGIVIFVIAPAMESGSWTHALFYGALFGLVCYATYDLTNLAVAKDWPLLVTVVDLTWGAILAASVSTITYFIARNLGL; from the coding sequence ATGTTTATAAAACTTTATGCGATTGCGTTTCCTGTTTTTTTTGTGATTGATATGATCTGGCTTGGCTTTGTAGCTAAAGACTTTTATCGAATGCAGATTGGGGTTCTCATGAAGCCCGATGTTAATTGGGTGGCTGCGATTACTTTTTATTTGATTTTCATTGCAGGCATCGTCATCTTTGTCATTGCGCCGGCCATGGAAAGTGGCTCCTGGACGCACGCCCTTTTCTATGGTGCGCTTTTTGGTCTGGTTTGTTATGCCACCTATGACCTGACAAATTTAGCGGTTGCAAAAGATTGGCCACTTTTGGTAACAGTAGTTGATTTGACGTGGGGTGCAATACTCGCAGCTTCTGTCTCTACTATAACATACTTCATCGCCAGAAATCTTGGATTATGA